The Paenibacillus sp. RC334 nucleotide sequence CATGTTCCGGTCGGAATCTGGTACATTCATGATATTGTGGAGTACAATGCACCGGCCCTAACAGACTGGATCTGGGGGACAATCTACTTTGCTTTTGCTGTATATATCTTCATCATAAAAGGGAATATGTGGTTGAAAAACAGCAATTCTCCCTATCCTTTTTCTCAACAACAGTTAGGATCGTACTATCGTAAATAGTGTATGTTGGATGATCTTCAATGTCCTTGTTTACAAGTTGGAAACAAGTAGAGGTATTCTGGAAATGTGGTTAGGTTACACTTGGTTTGTACCTCATTGAAACAAGGAAAGAGTGATCTCATGATAAAACATTCACATCAACCACATGAATCAAAAAAGCTACCCTATAAGCTAATAACGGCTACTGCTTTGATGGCTATCAGTTTCGTTGTCATCACCGGATGCGGCAATAGCGGAGAAGCAAAATCAACTGCTCCAATTACGGAAGGCGCGGTTGCACCATCTACCGATTCTACGGTTCAGCAAACGGGCAACAATAGTAAGAGTGCAGATGCGAACAAGCAAGGTTCGGACACAGACCAGCAAAGTCCGAGTCCAGCAGGTTCCCAGGATACCGGAAAGGTGTCTGAGCAAGGCTCAACCTCGGCCCGTCAGTCACCTGCCAGCAGTGCAGCGCCATCTAATAACACACACGGTTATCCAGCAAGCATACTCAGCGCAGCCAAGCAGGGGACACTTCCGAATTTGCCCAAGGGTCTTGGTTTGGGAACGGGCAGCGATCTTTTGTTCGAGCTGTGGGGAAAATCCGAGTCAGGCTCTACCGGTCATCTGCGGAGCTACGCCAAGCATCATACGGATATCGTACTGGATGGAAGCGATAAAGTTACAGAGATTACATCATCCGATCCATCTTATAAAAAGCTGGTTATCAACGAAGTCATTAAGGAACTGGGTAAGCCGACCGAAAGGAACGACACCTCCAAAGACGTACCGGATACAGCAGAAGTCAGTTATACCATCAAAAATACTTCCGGGCTTGATCAGTATTTAGTATTTTCCTATCAGACAAAAACACAAAAGGTCAACTATGTCAGATTGTATTTTAACTCCATGACTCCATAATCTGAGACACAATAAAAGAGTCGCTTCCGTAGCCATCCCGGAGGCGACTTATTTTTTCTGAGCGATTGCTATTGCATTTTCGTGTAGTGTCATTTATATTGGATTTAGTAATTGATCAATCACTAATCTGAATCTGTGTTGAACAAAAGGATGGAGATTTCATGACCAAAGCTACGTCAACATCAATAAATCGCCAAAAGGAAATCATATCCGCCGCCATTGAAGTATTTGCAGAGATGGGCTACTATCGTGCGACAACAGCCAAAGTGGCTGAACGGGCCAACATTTCTCAGCCGTATGTTTTCCGTTTTTTCGCTACCAAGGAAGCTTTGCTGATTGAAGCGCTGAAGGTTTCATTTGCACGCATCATCGACTCTTTTCACCGAGTTATTCATTCGGTTTCGTCTGAACGGCTAGAGCAGGAGCTTATTGCAGCATATTCGCAAATTATGGTGGAATACCGCAATGAGATTCTTTTGCAAATGCAGGCGCAGACAATCCACGAGGACGTGGTTGTGAACGTGATGCAGCAGGGATTTCGTGAAATTCATGCGGCGGTATATGATGCCTTCCGCCAGGCAGGTATTGAACAGGCATTGGAAAGAACGATGCTTTTTCTGGCCAGAGGCATGCTTTGTAATATCTCAATGTCGCTGGATTTGCCGGAGTTGATGAAAATAAACGATTAACCTCGTTTATTTTAATGTTATGTAATTGATCAATCACTAAATAATTATTCTATTTAAGGAGTGTTCACAATGAAAAAAGCAATCGTATTAGGTGCAACCGGAGGAACTGGGTTGGCAATTCTACATGAACTTCTCAACAGAGGCATTGAAACCATCGCCTTCGGACGTTCTTCCGACAGGCTCCAGCAATTACAAGCATCATTAGGTCAGCCAAAGCATCTGTCTGTTTATAAAGGCGATGTATTCGATCCGCATCAGGTTAGTGCTGCGGTTAAGGATGCAGATGTCATTTTCCAATGTGCGGCTGTTCCATACCACGAAATGGAGGCACGCCAGCTTCCTTTGGGGGAATCCGTCATGGAGGCAGTCAACCGTTTAGGGAAGAAAATAGTCATCATAGACGGAATTTATCCGTACGGCAAGGCATTGACCCCTTTAGTGAATGAGGAACATCCCAAAAACCCTCATACCCGCAAGGGAAAAGTCAAGCTGGAATTTGAAAATCTTATATTCAGTTCCCGCTGGGATCATGCACGGCCTATGATTGCAAGATTGCCTGATTATTACGGACCTACCGCCAACAAATCCTCTTATTTAGGATTGACTATGGAGGCTGTGGCTGCTGGAAAACCGGCTATTTTCATAGGAGGCTTAAATGTCCCACGCGAATATGTGTATCTGCCCGATGCAGCAGTGATGATCGTGGAATTAGCCAGCCTGGAAGAAGCTTACGGTCAAAATTGGAACATACCGGGAGCGGGTGTGATTTCCGGCAAAAAGCTTGTTCAGATTGCACAAAAAGCGAGTGGTAAAATTAAACCTGTCTTTCCGCTGCGAAAAACCGCACTTCGTCTGATCGGATTATTTAATCCGGTGATTCGTGAAATCGTAGAGATGCTATATCTGACCCAAACACCTGTAGTGCTGGATGGTAGCAAATACGAGCGTGTTGTAGGGGCTATACCCAAGACACCTTTTGAAACAGGTATAACGGATACCATACTCGCATTGAAAAAATGTCAATAATATCTATGATGAGGCTATATCAAGGGGACTCATTCGTGCAACTGTGAACGCCAACTGCCAAATAGGTTGACAAAGAGAGTGCGATTCGTTATTTTTATACCCATAGGGGTATATGTATAATGAAAATTTTAGATTACATTCCCCTCAAAAAATAAGCGGAGGTATGTACAATGTCATCAACTAACATCCAAGCAGATCAAATTCTGGATTGCATAGGACTTGCTTGTCCCATGCCCATTGTCAAAACGAAAAAAGCCATGAATGAACTCAATGCCGGGCAGGTTATCGAAATTCAAGCCACGGACAAAGGTTCACTAGCCGATTTACAGAGCTGGGCCCAAAACACCGGACATCAATATTTAGGCACTCTTCAATCGGGAGATGTGATGCAGCATTATTTACGTAAATCCAATCCCGATGAAACGAAGGAAGAACAGACCTTTCCATGGACGATAAGCCATGAAGAATTACAGACGAAACTATCCGCAAACGAGAAAATAACGTTGCTCGATGTCCGTGAGCCCGCAGAATTTGCTTTCAAACGCATCCCCGGCTCAAAATCTATTCCTCTCGGAGAGCTGGAAAGCAGACTCGATGAGCTAAATGTAGATGAAGAAATCGTAGTGATTTGCCGCACCGGAGTCCGTAGTGACCTGGCCTGCCAGCAATTAGCAGCCAAAGGCGCCCAAAACGTCAAAAATGTGC carries:
- a CDS encoding DUF4309 domain-containing protein, which codes for MIKHSHQPHESKKLPYKLITATALMAISFVVITGCGNSGEAKSTAPITEGAVAPSTDSTVQQTGNNSKSADANKQGSDTDQQSPSPAGSQDTGKVSEQGSTSARQSPASSAAPSNNTHGYPASILSAAKQGTLPNLPKGLGLGTGSDLLFELWGKSESGSTGHLRSYAKHHTDIVLDGSDKVTEITSSDPSYKKLVINEVIKELGKPTERNDTSKDVPDTAEVSYTIKNTSGLDQYLVFSYQTKTQKVNYVRLYFNSMTP
- a CDS encoding TetR/AcrR family transcriptional regulator; protein product: MTKATSTSINRQKEIISAAIEVFAEMGYYRATTAKVAERANISQPYVFRFFATKEALLIEALKVSFARIIDSFHRVIHSVSSERLEQELIAAYSQIMVEYRNEILLQMQAQTIHEDVVVNVMQQGFREIHAAVYDAFRQAGIEQALERTMLFLARGMLCNISMSLDLPELMKIND
- a CDS encoding SDR family NAD(P)-dependent oxidoreductase; translated protein: MKKAIVLGATGGTGLAILHELLNRGIETIAFGRSSDRLQQLQASLGQPKHLSVYKGDVFDPHQVSAAVKDADVIFQCAAVPYHEMEARQLPLGESVMEAVNRLGKKIVIIDGIYPYGKALTPLVNEEHPKNPHTRKGKVKLEFENLIFSSRWDHARPMIARLPDYYGPTANKSSYLGLTMEAVAAGKPAIFIGGLNVPREYVYLPDAAVMIVELASLEEAYGQNWNIPGAGVISGKKLVQIAQKASGKIKPVFPLRKTALRLIGLFNPVIREIVEMLYLTQTPVVLDGSKYERVVGAIPKTPFETGITDTILALKKCQ
- a CDS encoding sulfurtransferase TusA family protein, translated to MSSTNIQADQILDCIGLACPMPIVKTKKAMNELNAGQVIEIQATDKGSLADLQSWAQNTGHQYLGTLQSGDVMQHYLRKSNPDETKEEQTFPWTISHEELQTKLSANEKITLLDVREPAEFAFKRIPGSKSIPLGELESRLDELNVDEEIVVICRTGVRSDLACQQLAAKGAQNVKNVPLGISAWTGATEGSESL